Genomic DNA from Prunus persica cultivar Lovell chromosome G1, Prunus_persica_NCBIv2, whole genome shotgun sequence:
TCCCTTTTGCTTAACATAATCTTGTGCACCAGAACTATGAAACTTAAGATACAGTCTCATCATGTATTCATCTAATGGCtgaaaatttgtgaaaaaatgtGATGCACCCACTAGAATACCACTAGAATATGTATGGATGTATATACATAGtatgataatatatattctaaTGATGAAAAATGTTCTATTTCTAGACTGTCGTATGCATCTGTCTTGAAATATACGTCTGGCAGCAGAACATTATTCCtctaatatatgtatatatagatatatgtatgtataattGTATATAATATTAGGAACACCATATTCAGATTTTGCGCAGTAACAATAATCAAGCCACTCTTCTTAAATTCAGTACTGAGACCAAACTACTAGACATTTagagtttttctttctttctttttgtcataCTTGACTTTGAGAGTTTAACTGCAACATTTTAAACTATCCAAAACTCTTGAAATAATATCAAAGGTTCCTGAAATGTCCAACGTAACCACAAAAGTTCTCTGCAGGTCCGTATCAAGATTTGTTACTGCTCTTTCTCGCCCTTTCAGCACAGCCACTACAGCAAATGAGACTCAGACTCAGAAGCTTGAGCGCATCGCTGACGAGCTCCTCAACCTCACAAAGATCGAGAGGCATGATTACTCCATCCTCTTCAGGCTAAAAATGGGCCTCAATCGGTATGGCCCGGCAATCTCTGGAATTGGCCCGACATCTTCTGAATCTGGGTCTGCCTCCACAGATGCCAAGGCCGTTGAGAAGACTGCATTTGATATAAAGATTGAGAAGTTTGATGCAGCGGCAAAGATCAAGATCATTAAGGAGGTTAGGACTTTCACTGACTTAGGACTGAAGGAGGCTAAGGAGTTGGTAGAGAAGGTCCCTGTTGTGGTGAAAAAGGGCCTGACTAAAGAGGAGGCAGGGCCCATTGTTGACAAGCTTAAGGAGTTGGGCGCTACTGTGGTATTGGAATGAGATGAGttctgttcttttgttttgctttttagtttattttattttattatattttagtttttctctCCCCATAGATTAGTGACAATGAGTTAAATGATAAATGGAGACAATATTTTTTAGAGTTTGTTGAATTGGGACTCTTATGTTTAGGGTTAGGATGGTTCCTAATTATTCCCTCCACCTAATGGTTTACTTTTGTTATTGTCTTTCATGTGATCCACCCTTTTTCTTATTGTTATATTATTGACCTAAAAATCGGCAGATTTGCTGAGAAATGCTATGTTTATGGCTATTTTTGAAGTTCTTGTCAAGATTGGGATTTTAGGACTTATGCTTGAAGCTTGTGATTAGTTTGTGTCTGGTGCTTAGTTTGTTTAGTGGGACTCCCACCATTACACAAGGACTAGTGATCACCATATAGGCTGATTATTTCACTGTCACAACCCTCTTGGACTTATAATTTCTCGCTTACAGAACAttgagctttttctttttttattcatgagAAATCGAtggatttgatttggttgatTGTCTCAGCTGCTCGTAATTGCCAATTTTACCGTTTTTGGGTTTAGgtattctttttatattttatattacgGTTTGAACTTCGAACCTCTTCTAACATTGTAGAAGAGAAACAGTACGAGACTAGTAGCTAGTTAGTGAGGCATTTAGGTATTCAAACACGGACAAGCCAATTTTTGCTTATCCATAGTGAATACAATAAATCCAGGAACTTCAAACATGCATGTGAAGAGATCTTTCAACCCTTTTCAGCATCATACCCTCTTCTTTCACTCCGATAAAGCAGCAAAGATGCTCATTTTGGTAGAGTATGTTGGGGCTGAGGTGGGGTTAGCCTTGTATTGTCATAGCTAAAACTTATTCAATTATAGTTTGATAAACTTGTAATAGATTTTTATCAGCAATGGTCTCTGAACTGTGACGGACTATCAATTGGGTCCTCAAATTTCGAAATCGCTCTACGTTCTTCTTCTCATGCTCGGATGTCATGCATCAATTTAGTCCCTGCTGCCGTCAAATTTGTTTCAACTTTCTGTTAAAAACGATTGCGAGCGGAGAACATGACCACAATTTTGAGTGTCTAATGGCAAATTAAACGTGTAAAAcacaaattacaaaacaaacagaTGACATCCCAGCTTGAGCAACCATAGAAGTAAATGGAAGCAAAAATCAACAagacaaataaatttttatttgatgaatACCGTACAAGTAGTCCACACAAGTACAACTGTacaagaaatttatttttaatgcaaATCCCAAACTAATTAAGCTCATCTTAAGTTGAGGAGTCAAGTGAACCAAGCTGGTTGAATTCTTTAATGAAATGACATGACAGAAAACTAAAAGTAAGCTGCATCTATTCATCTGCAACAACACTGATTTCATCTTTCTCCAGCAATTCATAAAATGACCTGGTCTTCTTCTGCAAATCCCAGTGATACATTTTCCAAAAGCTCCCAGCAGCAAAAGCAATCACAACACCAAAACATATCTCCCTGATCACGCTTGGTCCTTTCAGGGTGGGATGAGCAGCCCTACCTGCCATTTTTCACTTTAATCTgcaatttcaaaaacaaaacaaaaaagttaattATAAAGTATTATCATTTCCTGATTTTCAATCGAATCTCTCATAATTATGCTTTTGATCCCCAAATTACTTGATAAGGTTGGTTGTACTGTCTCTCTAAATCAAATGAAACTtgtgacaaaaaaaatttatttttaattgaagttTTGTCTCCCCAACATAATGCTAATCATGATAAATTACTTTGTTTCAAGCATGAGCATGTAAGGAACAATGACAGAatataaatagaaaaaggaagaggaaaaaaaaggggcaAGTGGTTTCAGGTTCGAACTTGTGTGTGAGACAACCCCTTTCCCTTTCTAACTTTgggtataaataaaattaaaaaaaaagaccatATACATATGTAGTTCATTcaattttacaaaataaaagaaacaaaagaaacaaaatcacaaTACATAATTATTCCCCATTTTTTCTCAATcacaaataattaataaatgcCAATGGGTTCCCACCACGGTGGTGGTGGATTCCCCTCCCCCGCATGGAACCTAAGATCGAACTCCAATGGAATTTCTTTCCTCCAatgtaacccaaaaaaaactatcAATAAATGGTgaaattaactaataaaatcgtaattttctaaaagaaaataaggatATTAATTCAAAGTTTCTTCTAGTCTTgctcattttgtttatttgttacttacaattctttatattttaattttctagcAGTAATTCTTAATTTCCACTCTTCTAAGCAATGGAAACCAATCAACAAAGTTCATAGTaagtttttaaacaaaaagagCACCACCATCCAGGTGGGTTGAGATTCAAAATCTCCAGACACccatgaatatttgtgtaaaaacCCCTTTTCCAATCGCTTGtacttaaaaaataactagTCGTAATTATCctataaaagtaggacctaatatctgattttgttttaaattttaattttttttaatataaaataatgtgaatttaccatattatccttatttaattaatcatttcaattcttaatgtttgaattaaccaagggtctactattttaaatgtttcatcattctctgccttttgctttatatatatagataatattAACAAAGACCTAATAATTTGGGTTGCTAAATAGGGATACATCATAccagaaaacaaatattaatgaTAATATACACACATAAATCACCTCAATCCACGaagtttataaaatttaataattccTCTATAGAGTGCTTGTGCTTAGTGTGATTTGATTTGAGGACATGAAATagaaatttgaacaaaaaatgGACAGCAACATTAATAAACCAGATTTATATTTACAAAATTGGAATAAAAATCAGATGTGTAGAatcttagagagagagagagagagagagagagagagatacctGAGGAAGATGGGAAGAACAAGCAGCTACACACGCTAATTTCACCTTTAACCCAAAATTAATTCCCTTTTTGGTTAAAAACTTCAACCCAATATTACAAGTAGATTTATAGGCTAGTTATCAGAAATTCCCAACTGACAGGCTAACT
This window encodes:
- the LOC109946712 gene encoding cytochrome c oxidase subunit 5C-2-like; protein product: MAGRAAHPTLKGPSVIREICFGVVIAFAAGSFWKMYHWDLQKKTRSFYELLEKDEISVVADE
- the LOC18792427 gene encoding uncharacterized protein LOC18792427 — protein: MASSIQRFSSRACVSRTTIVQGSKPFLVDAVGIVPSIPEENCHSEVVIGSPARTATQQGSGSVSRFVTALSRPFSTATTANETQTQKLERIADELLNLTKIERHDYSILFRLKMGLNRYGPAISGIGPTSSESGSASTDAKAVEKTAFDIKIEKFDAAAKIKIIKEVRTFTDLGLKEAKELVEKVPVVVKKGLTKEEAGPIVDKLKELGATVVLE